In Helianthus annuus cultivar XRQ/B chromosome 8, HanXRQr2.0-SUNRISE, whole genome shotgun sequence, a single genomic region encodes these proteins:
- the LOC110869851 gene encoding cyclin-B1-1-like, protein MKEIAKQKANEERRLESEAYKLAEDIKEKDEADITNELAEVEYVEDIYMFYKLSETEGGLRDYMNSNSQPDLNAKMRAILTDWLIEVHRKLELMPESLYLTINIVDRQDDTGVVPISFASSGKFVNLSAVMLRLCELFWMQIQQRKTKSILNTYFMVLDWISSLRVYLLRRLLKRIRCSAKSDNSVALKEGVSEAEKEDYVKAGGSELVFVQMQQNKCTEMQSRLSKKVNC, encoded by the exons ATGAAGGAAATTGCAAAACAAAAGGCTAACGAGGAGAGGAGATTAGAATCTGAG GCTTACAAACTTGCTGAAGACATTAAGGAAAAAG ATGAAGCTGACATCACCAACGAACTAGCCGAAGTTGAATACGTTGAAGACATTTACATGTTCTACAAGCTCTCAGAAACCGAAGGCGGGTTACGGGACTACATGAATTCAAACTCACAGCCTGATCTCAATGCTAAAATGAGAGCTATATTGACCGATTGGTTGATTGAAGTTCACCGCAAGCTTGAGCTGATGCCCGAGAGTCTTTACTTGACCATCAACATAGTTGACCGACAAGATGATACTGGC GTTGTTCCAATATCTTTCGCGAGTTCGGGCAAGTTCGTGAACCTTAGCGCCGTTATGCTTAGACTGTGTGAGCTGTTTTGGATGCAAATTCAACAAAGAAAGACAAAATCAATCCTAAATACGTATTTTATGGTTCTCGATTGGATTTCAA GTTTACGAGTTTACCTTCTCCGTCGATTATTGAAGAGGATTAGGTGTAGCGCTAAGAGCGATAACTCTGTAGCGTTGAAGGAAGGGGTTTCGGAAGCAGAAAAGGAAGATTATGTGAAAGCGGGTGGATCGGAACTGGTTTTTGTTCAAATGCAACAGAATAAGTGTACGGAGATGCAGTCTAGGCTTTCTAAAAAGGTGAATTGTTAA